GGCGTCCCCATTCCCCACAGCTCAGGCGTCTCGTGGGGCTCAGCATGCCGGGGGcatgggcaggggctggggcacTCTGCAGGCAGGGAGTCCCGGCTGGAGCCGGCAGCAtcgctgcctgcaggcagcaggagcgTGGGCACATGGCTGCCTGCAACAACACTGCCTGTCCGGCTCCTGATGCCCGTGCCTGCCTGGTTGTGGACGTGtgtgcaggcaggaggtgggtggggggggtcttgcatgtgtgcatgcacgtgtgtgtgtgcgcgtgcaTGTGCACGTGTACCACCATCAGTGTGTGCATTTGGGTACTTCACCTGTGCAGGCATGGGGGCACCCATGTGTCCTGGAGCTGGGGGGACCTGGCCATCCTGGCAGGGGGCACGGCGAGGGCCGTGCCATGCTGGGCCATACCGCAATGTGCCACGCCATGCTGGATTGGCAGAGCTGGGCGGGAGGAAGAAGAGCCGTCGCAGAGGAAGCCCCatccatccttcctcctcccgtCCCGTCCCAGCCCGGCTCTATTCTTAGCCCCGGTCTGTCCTGCATCCTCCCTGCCTGGCCAGGGTCTGGCCCTGCGCCCCAGTGGGACCCTTgcggggggagagagggggaacCCCGCCGCAGGGACCCTGTCCCTCCCTGTGCCCTGCTCCCCACACCCAGTCGCCACCGTAACCCTAGACCCAACAGCTGTGCCGCACCAGCCACcccacggcacggcacggcacagcaCGGCACAGCACGGAGGTGGGGGCCAGCCGTCCCACATACCAGCACAGGATCAGGCCCTTCTGCCCACCGGCATCAGCCCTCACACAGACCCCAGCGTTGCAGGTGTCCCCTGGCCTGTCCCCATCCGCTGGGCTGGCTAGGTGGCTGGGGGGACCTCtgcccccagggctgggggcgtggggagggagagagagcccctggggcggtgggggggaggaaggaatggGAGGGGGACAGTGCTTCTGGGGACTTTGCCCCTCTTGatgtggggagaggagatggcaccttttctggaacagggaCCCCGGTGATGGCATCACGCCTggcatggggacactggggacccTGCCTGTCCATGCATCCTGGGGATGTGTCTCTGTAGGTTTGGGATCCTGGGAACCGTGCCTCGCTGGGTTTGGGGACTGAGGGGGTGTCcccctggctggggcaggggctgcatgGGTGTCTGCCGTGCCCAGGCCCGTGGTGGCCTGGCTGGCCGTGACAGTCCATGGTGACCCCTGCATGGCAGGGCCGTCCCTGGGTCGTGGCAGGCACGGCAGGGTCAGCGCATCAGCGCTGCATTCCTGCTCCCGGCGGGGCGATCCGGTTACTGGCCGGCCTGGCCGCTGGCCCCACGATTAATCTTCCTGGGTGCCCTTTGGAATTTGCCGCCCGAGGCCCCgcggggtgcgggggggggggtccagccgggcgcaggctggggctgcagggcaggggcaggggccgGCGGACAGCCCAGCACAGGAGCGAGAGCGGGCCAGGAGAGCGGGATGATGGATGGGGATGGGCGCAATCCTCTTGGCCTCGGCACCgtccctggccctgctgcagtGATTGTGGCTGGGGGCATGGCCtgagctggggatggggacaggaacGGgcatgaggatgaggatggagcCACCCCCAGTTCACCCTGCCGGGAGCACCCCGCCACTGCGCCAGGgaccctccctgccccaccagccctTGCACCACGGTGGGTGCCCGGTGCAGAGCCGCTGGGTGCGGGCGCTGCATAATTGCAGAGCGGGAGAGGGGCCCGCGCCGCCTGTGTGATTGGGGATCACATGCAATTAGCCGCCAGACGGAGACACGGCATTTCAATAACCCACTGAATTGATTTAGGGAGAGTGGGACCGGGCGGGCGGCAGCCGCAGCAAAATGAGCCCCCTCGCTGGGAATGaggctccagggacaccctGCCAGCCTCTGCCCCCCGCCACGGGATGCCGGCTCGCACCCCAGCCTGCCCCGAGCACAGAGCTGGGGGGCACAGCAGGACCCCCTGCCTTGGCCAGGGATGGGCTGCAGATGGgtgcgggggcggggggagcagggcagggggtgcCCAGAGCTGTGGAGCCCGACCTGGGCTTAATGTTAACAGGGGGCTGGCCATGGGGCTCGCTGTCCCTCCGTGGTGCCCTCAGCCTGGCACAGCCTGGGCGCCTTTCTGCCTCACAGGGTGGGAGGTCCCACACAGCCCCCCCTGCCCAGGGACGTGGCTGGGCAAGCACCTGCCTGCTTGGCATCCCCTGCCCGCTGCTGGGgatcctgctcctgcctccccagacGGCTGGTGAGGATGGAGCCGCCGCCATGGGAGTGAGCCCAGCCCCTGGCATGGCACGGCAGAGCCGCGGCCAGATGGGGAAAAGGTGCACAGGGGCTGCCGGGTGCTGTCAGGTCCCAGCACACCCTGACCCTGGCACACTGGGGTGGCCATCGACACGGGCACGGCTGCAGAAGGGGCTCAGCccagtgtgtgtgtggtgcTGTGGGCTGAGCCCAGCTATGTCCTGGCAGGGCTAGGGGTCTTAGGGCATGGTCCCACTGCCCTGTCCCACTGGATGAGCGCTGCTGCCGGGACCCACCGTCCGGGAGCGGGAATGCCGGGGCGCTGGCCATGCGTCTGCACATGGCATGGCGGAGAGCAGGCTGGGAGTGCCGTCCTGCTGGGCACGGAGCCGCCAGCTCCGCCAGCTCCGCCGGGACGGAGGGCTTCCTGCGAGGAAGGTGGGACAAGGAGGGGAAGACAATAAAACCCAGGAAATGCTCTGAATAGCGAAGGTAACCGCTGCGCTGAGCCCGCGCCGCCGGCGCTGAGCCGAGCCGGAAGGCTCGGGGCattggagcagccaggcagggaccGGGGCAGCAGGGACCCTCCTGCAGCCCCGGCACGGGCAGCACCGCATGGTGCATTGGGGTAGGCTGAGCCCTCGCTGTCTGAGGGTATTTCCAGTCTTGCTGTGATTTGGCCTAAAAGCCTGACCCCAGGTCTCGCCCATTAAACTGCGGCCTGTTTTACTGCCGGGGGGGGTCAGCCGGGAGCGGGGGGTCCGGCGAGGCCGTGGGGAAGGGGCCAGCCAGTGTTGCCAGTCCCTGTGGCACCAGGGAAGAGCGCTGGCACGGGGGGTGGGCAGCCCTGCAGATGGGAGCATGCACGGTTCCaaggggcagggaggcaggagccCCCATCCCGCagtccctgcccagggctgcgGACTCCCCCCTGATGTGCCCTGGGGGGATCTCCCTCtggagaagggggggggtgtccctgggtgGGATGGCTCCAGAGCAGCTGGCTGCCTGTGCCTACGGCTCCTTCGACGGGGACGAAGGGTGGCTGGTCGGAGCTGCAGGGACCGGCTGCCATCCCATAGTGTGTGTCCCTGTGCCAGCCCGGCAGCGCCATGGGGCACAGGCCAGGGTCCTTCTCCTGCCCCAGACGAACGTGGGTTTGGCTGGTGCCCCTTGCTGGGGCCAGGGCTGTGGGCATGCGGCCGGCTGCGCCGCGCTCCCCTGAGCCTCCCAGCGCCGAGTGATTTATGGCCGGGGGAAGCGCGCGGCGCAGACAGATCGGGCCATAAAACTGGGGCAGGAAGTCGCCCGACTTCAAAGGCCGTGCAGGGCTGTGGCCGCAACAATAGCGGGACCAGCGAGCACCACGGCTGCGGCACCCATACCGCAGCACCCATGATGGCCTGGCACCGGGGAGCCGGCTGGCACCCCCACCTGCGAGCACCCCACACCTGCACCCCGTGTGTGCATCCCACGTGTGCATCACGCCATGTGCATCTCGTGCACATCCCGCGTGCGCAGCCAGTGGGTGCACGGAGCTGCCTACGGGGCCGCCCTGTGGGCATCGACCCTCCTCTGCAGTGGTCCGAGCCCGGTGGGGCGTGCTGGGGCGGTGGTCCTGTGGTGTGAGCGCGGCCCTGGCGTTCATCCCCCCGCGCCGGGCCCGGCGGCACGCAGGAAAGCCGGGGGGGGCGCGGGcggctgcagccttgcagaCAAAGGGCCGGAGGAAACATCGCCGTCCAAGATAAACCGGGAAAGGTGAGGGGGTGCCCTCCCGCCCCCGCTCCCACGGCCCTGCCGTGCCGCCCGCCCGCGCCTTGAGATGGGCTGGAGGCGCCCGGCCCTGGCGCCCCATTTGCCGGAGGCACCCACCCTGCTGCCACCCAGCACCTGGAGGCTGCCGGGCTCGGGCTTGTCCCCATGGCTGcggctgggggctgggggtgccgaCCGTGCcggtggcagggctgggtggcagggctgggtgccGTGGCTGCTCTCATCACCAGCCTGGGCTGCTCTGAGCTTTCTCTGGGGGGCACACCAGTCCCAGAGTCCCAGCCCCCTGGCCCAGGGTGGGGACAGCACAGCTGCAGGGGGGTGTCGGGGTCCTGGGTGCTgtcggggggggacacaccaggcagggagggggatCCCTGCGGCGAGCACCACTTTCCCAGGCTCCCGCAGCCGCgtgccccggggctggggcagaATCCGCTGCGGCCCCTCTACCCGCAGGATGGTGTCCCCGCCCCCGCCACGTTCCCATGCTGTGGGGGCATCCCGGTGCCAGCGCCGGTGCCCATATCTGTGGGAAGCCGGCAGGAAGCCGGGCGCTGCCATCCCGGTCCTGCTGCCTCCGCGCGGGGCATGGCAGGGGCCTAGCTGGTGCCAGCATGGTGCCGGAGGGCGTGCGGGCACAGCATGCCCGCCCGTCAGAACCACACGGCGTCGTTTAAAGACGATCAGGCAGTGACAGGAATTAAattgtgttttgattttctcATTAGCCTAATCTCCAGCACGCCTCGTTACGGGGTAATTTCCCCAGGCCGACATGACAGCTCATTCCCACCATGACAGCCATATGCCAGCATACCCGTGCCACGCGCTGGTGGTCACTGGGGTGCCCAGCAGGGACGGCTGGGTGCCCTGATGGGCCCGGCGGGTGTCCCCGGGGTGGGCTGCGGCGTGGGAAGGGGTCGGGGTGCAGGGTGGTGTCGGCTGGGTCCCGGCACACGTGTCCCTGCCATTCCCATCCATCCCACGCCCCACAGAGAGGCGCTGGCAGGTCCCGCTGTGCCGCGGGTTGGCAGCTGAGCAGAGCCCCACAGTGCGGCCCGGCAGCTGGCCCAACAGCACCGTGCTGCCGCGCCGgcggtgcctgggctgggaggatGAGGTGATGCCATGCAGGGGGGGGCCCATCCTGGGGCGCAAGGGGGTGTCACGGGGCTGGCCCCATGCGCTGGGTCCCTGGGCACTGCCCCGCTCACCCCGGCAATGGGGTGTGAAGGCGGTGGCAGGCACGGGCGGCTCATTTGTCTCTGTCAGGAGGCAGCGCGGGAGATGGTGCTGCCGGAGCGTGGCGGGGATGGCGGAGCTAGGGGTGCTcagcactgccccccccccgccccgcttgCCTGTGGCATGGCCAGTGCCAGCACCACGCACTGGCCGCCCAGGTGGCATTGATGGTCTGGCCCCTGTGAGGgctgtgggatggggcaggggctggggggtgagCAAGGCCCCGTGGAGCGAGCACTCATGGGGCAGCTGGGTTAAATGAGGCCTTAGGAGGGGGCCCATGCTGCACCCCTCTACCAGGCACCCACCCACTGTGGGGACCAGCTGCCCCCACCATCCCACCCATCACCTACACTGaggggcagcaggaacagggGGATGAGCCCCAGCAAGAGGCAGTGGGGACGAGCCGTGGGGCAGCAGGACAGGGTGCTTGGGGACTTTGGCATAGGAGGGAGGGGTGGTGATGCCATCCtcctgggctgggctgtgcccccccccggcactCCATGGTGGCCCCCAggtgcaggggctgcagggccgtgGTGACAGGTCCCTCTGAGGGGTCCCTCCCGTCCTGctggcagccccacagccccgtGCCGAGCTAATCCTTCCACTGAGCTCCCCCCGTTACCGCTTGCCTGGGCCAGGGTCTGCAGGACCCATCGGCACCTGCAGGCCCgcccccccagcacagctggagcatCCCACCAGCACGGCGGGCAGCCCACGGCAGCACGGtcctgccccggcatcaccgCACAGGCTGAGgtgggctgctggggctgtttgcCCCTTCACTCCCCATCCAGGCCCTTTGCCAGCCCCAGGACCCTCCGGGCTGGGGGTGCCACCATCCCCAGTGTGGAGTCAGGCTCACTCTGGGGACAGGGGGCTAGTGGAGTGGGAACCCCAAAGGTCCCCACATGGCCAAGCAGCTCCCAGGGCTCCCGGCCCCCCAGCCATGGGGAGCCATGCTGTGACCGGGCTGTGCCCAGGTCCTCCTGGGCAGGGTTGTGtggccccccccacccccccgggtTAGGGCCCGGCGGAACGGGGGGCTCAGGTTTCCCTCTCTGCTGGGCTGGAGCCTGGGGCCATTAGCCCCCTTGGAGCATgacggggcggggaggggggggtgggatATCAAAGTGCCTTCGCCCCGCACTAACTGGCGTGACGGCAGTTTGCAGGCGGACCCCCGCGGACCCCACGGTCGGGCCAGGGGTGCAGGACTCCATCCCGgcacctgtccctgccccactgccccccccagcactgcccgTGGCCTCAGCCTGCACCGGGGCCAGGCAGTGGGGACCAGGGGgctccccacgccccccccAGACCATCCTGCACCCTCAGCCTCCCTCTGCACCCCCTGGGCTAATCCTGCATCCTCCTCCAGGCTCATCCTGTGAACCCCGCTCTCCATGGCTGCCTGGGGCTCCCCTgggctctccctgcccccccccggcctccccaaaaccccctgaaccccctgtttcccctcacTCCCCTGCACTctggggctgccccacaccCCCAGCTGCCCCCGGCTCCCCGCTGGGCCCTGGCACCCCCGGGTGGGGGGGCACGgtgcagccccaggccccggtgcagccccaggccccggaGGGCGATGGGGCCAGGCTgcgggcagggggctgctggCACCGACCCCCGCACCCGCCCCCGCTCCCGTCCCGGCGAGGGCTCATTTACCAATGTCAGCCCCGCAGTTGGTTTGAATTAGGCTTCTCCGCGGCCAGCACTGATAAGTGAGggggcgcggggctgggggggcgcggggggctcccggccccgctcctGCTTCCTGCTCTGCCGTCTGTAACCggctgccagagctgctgctgaaagacaCGGGGACAGCCCCCGCCTCGCCGCCCCCGCCGTCCCGCCATCCATCCAtccgtctgtctgtccatccatccacccacccgCCCGCTCCCACGGCCACGCtgccctccccgctcccctgcAGGTGGCCCTGGTCGGGACCCCCATCCCACATCCCCACCCTGcatccctccagccccggcTGCCCCAGGGGACGAGGGGCtctggtgggtgctggggtgggaagcacagggctcggccggcaccatGCTACAGGACAGAGCAGTGCTGTGCCCAGCCAAGCTGTGCCGGGGTGCCGACAGGCTCCGCACATGCCAGGGCTGCCTGGCAGGACCTGGCACAGAGAGGACCCCGGCACGGTAGGGTGTttgtggggcggggggggggggtacagCATCCCCCACTCCCCACCAGCACGGGGAGCCCTGACTGGACATGGATCCCTGTCCCAGGACGAGCAGTGCAGCCCCGTGTCCTGCTGACCCCTGGCCTCTGCCCACGTTTCACCACGTACTTAGCAGGGACTTTcggcacggggcgggggggcttgGCCACCCCCGCGCCTGGGTGAGGGATGGCCGACAGCTGGGCCGGGGAGAGGGGCCGGTAACCGGATCccccggcagcggcggcggtgGCAGCTCGCGGGGTCCCGGGCGTGGGGTCAGCCACGGTGCGGAGGCAGGGGGTGAGGGACGGGCTGTGGCCCACGTCCCCGCTGGGCTGGAGACCCTggagtgggtgggtgggcacAGGGTGCCTggaggggacagcctgcctgaTGGGTCCATGCCACATCCACCAAGGCTGAAGGGTCCCGGGCTGTCGCCCACCCCAGGATGGGATGCCCTGCTCTGGGGGCAAgggtgggagcagaggggctgcgGCCGCCTGCCCCAGCTGCGCGGCACGGCCAGGCACCGTCATTGCCGTGCAGGGGGGACAGAGAGGGACCAGGGCTCCCCAGCAGGACCAGGAGCTGTGGGGACATTCCGCCATCTCTGGGCCACCCCTCCGGGGGCACCTGGCCCCCCATCCCCGAGCCCTGTGCCATGGCCAGGGCCCCTCCGGAGCCGCTTTCCCGGGAGGGCTGGGACCAGCGGGAGCCGGCACCTGTTCCTCTGCCAGGAATAGGGGACGCAGCCACCCGGATCATGCTTGCAGCGCTTGGGTGAGGGGAGCACGTCCTAGCCCCACACCGGGGGGGGGACCCCCATGCCGGGGGACCCCCGAGCCACCCCACACCGGCAGCTGGGCCTGGGGCCTCTGCACGCCCGACCCCGCCGCACTCCGGCAGCGGCCCAGATGGCTGCGATATTGTCCCCACAATAGCAGGCTAATTAGGCAAGCGCTGgggagtggggcggggggggcacactgtccccccaccccgctcaGGCAATCAAAGGGCCTATGACTTTATTACGGCTCATTAtgcgcgggcggcgggggggcacGCAGGCTGCGCCGAGGCGACAGGCATGTTATTTCCCCATCACTCCTCATTGGGATTCTGGCACTGGCGGCGGCACGGGGGGGGCCGGGACATGCGCCAGGCAGCCGTGACGGTGATTAATCTGCTGAGCGCCCGCACAACTGCGCTCGGCCGAGGGGCTGCGCGCCCCCGCGCCGGCACTGCGGAGGAacgggggaggggagggggctgcatcCCCCCTCCCACAGCCCACCCCCACGctgcaccccacagcccagccacccaccccccagtgctgcagctgctccccagggccacccccagcaccctgcatcCCCCACAGAGCACCCCATGGCTCAGCCCCTCCTCAGCCCCAGTGCTGCACCCCCCCCacggcagcagccctgcaggggGGGGCACTGCTCTCCCCCCCCATGCAGCCACAATTCTAGGAGGTGCTGGTGGTGATGGGGGCTCAAGAGggcccccagtccctcccaccCTGAAACCCCACTAGcgacccccagccccagccatgCTCCCCTAGGATGGAGAAGGGACGCGTGGgacattttccagttttattcaaaaaataaaCTCAAGCAGGAAGGGTATTAAGTTaaggggagcggggcagggggtGTGGGAGCAGGGCTGCGCTCCTGGGGGgcagcacccagccccagcccctacCTCCTCTTGTCCTTGATGCTGTAGTGCAGCAGGAGGGGCGCAGGCTGCAAAGCAAGGAGGGCGGTCAGGGCTGCCGGCACTCCCCCACAGGGCAGACACCCCATACCCCAGCCTGGGACCCCACCACGGGCAGGCGGGAGCAACCCCTCCCTGCAGGGCTGTCCCCAGGCAGCTTGGAGAGCCCCGGGGCTGCGCCTTGAACTTGTCCAACCCCTTCTGGGACCCATCACCCTCCTGACTCGTGGGGGAACCACGGGTCGGGGCGCCCGCGCTCCAGCGAGCGATATTAATCATCCTTGATTCACCGATTCCCTGCTCCGCCGCCGTGTCCTCAGCACAGTGCTGCCCCAAGCCAGCTCCTGGGGACGTTCCCTTCGCTGGACCCCGCTGAGCCCCCCAGCCCGGGATGGGGCCCCTTGGGGGAAAATCCCCCATGGCAGCGGGCGCCCATCCCTCTGCAGGATACCCACCTTGCCGAACCAGCGCGAGAGCCACAGCTGCTTCATCGTCATGTGGTCGGGGAGGGCCTCGTTGTTGAACAGGATCTGCACCTACACACAGGGAGGCTGCGTCGAGGGGGGGGGCCACGACCCCCACCCGGGGCCTGTGACCCCCACCCGGCCCCCACACTCACATGCTGCGGTGGCAGCCCCAGGCGGTGGCACAGGACGCTCCGCAGGTGCCGGATCTGCGCCCGCACCGAGCATCTCACGTACTTCTGCTGCAAGGGGCAAAGCGGGTCAGAGGGGTGCaggtgcccccagccccatgggacCAGCACCGACACACGGTGAGGCCCCAGCCCCCTTCTGCTCACCCTGTTTGGGACCCCACACACCAAGCCGAGCCCAGAGCAAGGGCTGTGGGGCCAGGTCTGGGCAGAGCCCGGGGGCTCGGGGCCCGCTGAACTGGCAGGGCAGCCGCACAGACCCCCGCTCACCTGTAGCACGGCCTTGCTCTTGTCCTTGCTGGAGctgtggagggaagagaaggggcagcctgccagctccagcacagggaggtggggggctgcGGGCCATaccccctgccccttccctgggcacAGCCTGGTGCGGAGGTGCGGGCTGCCCTTGGCTGGTTGCCCCCCACCCTCCAGTCACGCACGCACGGAGCCGGCGACGGCACACCGGCCGGggctggcagctgagctgcagccatCGATCCCATTACAGCCCCCAGAGCTGCCGCTTATTGACTTTGCTGTCGGAGCCGGCAGGCAGCTGCGCAGCGCCCGCCCCGGCAGCTATTAACACTGGCAGCCGccgggcagggctgtggccTCGGGAGGGGAGATGACAGAGCGGTGGCAGCTCCAGAGGGGTGGTGGCACCCCAATGTTCCCCCTGGCTTGGCTGAGTCCCCTGTCTGCCAGGTCCACAGAGGTGGGAGCACGGGACACTGCTATGCCCGgtgccagccccggcccccctccccaccacgccaaggggcagcagctcCGCTGCATCCCGCAGCCCTTGTCTGCGCCGCCAGCACTCACCTCTGCTTCTCCAGGCAGAGCGAAACGTGCTCGTCGTAGCGGAAGTAGTGGGCACGGGAGTGATCGAAGGTGCTGTAGGGGAGCCCCATGGGGTCGCCCCCAACCGTGTCTGGGGAGatgtggggagggggcaggagtCAGCCCGCCTCTGTCCCGCAGGCACTGCCTGACTGCCCCAGCCGGCTCCCGGAGACACACCACAGTGAGACAACCCCCACTCTGACCCCATTCCCCCCCTGGCTGGTTGCCCTCAGGCCCCTCCACGTGGACCCCAAGCGTGCCCACCCTCATTGCTGGGCTGTGTCACCCGGTCGAGGCCGCGGGACTGGTAGAACT
The Haliaeetus albicilla chromosome 1, bHalAlb1.1, whole genome shotgun sequence DNA segment above includes these coding regions:
- the PCGF1 gene encoding polycomb group RING finger protein 1 isoform X1 gives rise to the protein MASPPQGGPMAIAMRLRNQLQAVYKMDPLRNEEEVKVKMKELNEHIVCCLCAGYFIDATTITECLHTFCKSCIVKYLQTSKYCPMCNTKIHETQPLLNLKLDRVMQDIVYKLVPGLQESEEKRIREFYQSRGLDRVTQPSNEDTVGGDPMGLPYSTFDHSRAHYFRYDEHVSLCLEKQSSSKDKSKAVLQVSGGLCGCPASSAGPEPPGSAQTWPHSPCSGLGLVCGVPNRQKYVRCSVRAQIRHLRSVLCHRLGLPPQHVQILFNNEALPDHMTMKQLWLSRWFGKPAPLLLHYSIKDKRR
- the PCGF1 gene encoding polycomb group RING finger protein 1 isoform X3 — its product is MASPPQGGPMAIAMRLRNQLQAVYKMDPLRNEEEVKVKMKELNEHIVCCLCAGYFIDATTITECLHTFCKSCIVKYLQTSKYCPMCNTKIHETQPLLNLKLDRVMQDIVYKLVPGLQESEEKRIREFYQSRGLDRVTQPSNEDTVGGDPMGLPYSTFDHSRAHYFRYDEHVSLCLEKQSSSKDKSKAVLQKYVRCSVRAQIRHLRSVLCHRLGLPPQHVQILFNNEALPDHMTMKQLWLSRWFGKPAPLLLHYSIKDKRR
- the PCGF1 gene encoding polycomb group RING finger protein 1 isoform X2: MASPPQGGPMAIAMRLRNQLQAVYKMDPLRNEEEVKVKMKELNEHIVCCLCAGYFIDATTITECLHTFCKSCIVKYLQTSKYCPMCNTKIHETQPLLNLKLDRVMQDIVYKLVPGLQESEEKRIREFYQSRGLDRVTQPSNEDTVGGDPMGLPYSTFDHSRAHYFRYDEHVSLCLEKQSSSKDKSKAVLQQKYVRCSVRAQIRHLRSVLCHRLGLPPQHVQILFNNEALPDHMTMKQLWLSRWFGKPAPLLLHYSIKDKRR